From the Peromyscus leucopus breed LL Stock unplaced genomic scaffold, UCI_PerLeu_2.1 scaffold_1641, whole genome shotgun sequence genome, the window TGCATAGATATTTTTTCAATAAGCATTTAGTAATTATAAGGTCTACTTCTGAATAAACACTTCTAAATTTGCATCAAGTGTAGAGCTTTTCTAAAGTGATACTTGTGGTATTGTTTAAGGAGTGAATATTGATCAAAGATTTTGTATATTCCACACATTTAGAAGGAAATTTTATTGCAAAAATATATGATAGTAAAATAGAGTTGATAATTATTAGtgaatttctttctgtttctttcttatgAGTTTTCTGGTGCCATGATTTTCCACATTCTTCATACTTGTAAAGTTTCTCTCTAGTATGGGTTCAGGAAAGAGAATGAAGTGTTGGGTATTTGGTAAATGAATttccacattctttacatttatatGGCTTAACTTAGGTATAAGTTCTGTGATGATCATTAACAGAAGAGCAATGGGTAAATGATTTGatgcattttaatatttgtatagtATGTCTCTAGTATGAATTTTGTGATGAGCATGAAGAGATGAAACATGCCTAAAGCATTTTCCACATTCATCACATTTataaggtttttctccagtatgtatttTCCAATGACATTGAAGATTGGAGGACATGACAAATGACTTCTCACATTCAtcacatttataaggtttctctccagcatGGATTTTCTGATGAACATGAAGAGATGAGTCATCCCTAAAGCACTTTCTACATTCATCATATTGGTAAGGTTTCTCCCCACTATGGATTCTCCTATGACATTGAAGACTGGAGGACTGGACAAAGGACTTCCCACATTTAtcacatttataaggtttctctccagtatggattctCCTATGACATTGAAGATGGGAGGAATGAACAAAGGACTTTCCACAATCATCAAAATTATATGGTTTCTCTTCAGCATGAAGAGATGAGCCCCTAGTAAAGTGCTTTCCACAATCATCACAtttatatggtttctctccagtatgaattctgtGATGAACATATAAAGATGAGCCATCCCTAATGCACTTTCCACATTCATCACATTggtaaggtttctccccagtatggaTTCTCCTATGACATTGAAGAATGGAGGACTGTATAAAGGACTTTGCACAGTCATCACATTTaaaaggcttctctccagtatggattctCTGATGAACATGAAGAGATGAGCCTCTACTAAAGTGCTTTCCACAATCATCGTATTTATAACGTTTATCTCCAGTATGGATTTTGTGTAGACCATGAAGGGATGAACTTTTGCTAAAGGACTTTCCACATTCTTTATATTTGTATGGGTTCTCTCCCATGTGGATTCTGTGATGAATATTAAGGTATGAGAGTTTCCTATAGGACTTTCCACAATCATATATCTGTATGGTTTCCCTTCTTCAGTGTGACTTGAATCATTTTGAATGATATTTGAATAGAAATCGAAGAATTTATCATAGTCTTTAACCTGGCAAAATTTTGTTTCTATATACTTTGTGTTATCCAACTCTAGATTTGAGGATTCAGTTGTGACCTTCATACATGCATCACCTCTGAGTCTCTCATAAATTTCTTGAGTACTAGTTTCATTATATTGAAAAAAGTTTGCAATGCTTCTCTTGTCTATGGTCAAGTCGGTGCAAAGAAGTCTTTAAGTACTTATCCAAAAACTTTCTGattttcataatgattaacaGTCCAGCAAGTATTTATTGGAGAATTACTAGAAAGTATGTCAAAAGTAGAATAAGTCCATGAGTCCTTGTCATTAAAAGGTGTTCCAAACTAACTATCCTGGCGATTATTTAGCAAAGAAAACTTAACAAGGTCATTATTATCATCACTAAAAGTGTAGTAATTTTCACAACTACTTTCCCCATGACACATTTTAAGCCATGTTTCATTCCTAAAATATTCATGTTGATCTGAATTGTGGAAATTGTCATATAGTGGACATAATTGTTCAGGAAACTCTACTGAATTTTGAATAGAGGAAATACCATACTGCTGccaattcaaatatttttctgtgctTAAAGCACTCCTTCCTTCAGGAACTGATGGAGTATCATTTGATCTTACAGCACTTGAAAAGTGTTGCAAAGAATTTGAGCTATTACTCTGTGTGTCCCTTTGTGAAGTTTTCACATATCCATTTAGAGTATAACCAGGTCTCCACGCTTGGTGTGAATATTTTTCCATAAAATCATTTGACTCTGAACTTGTGACTGACACAGAGTATAATGTGTTTTGAGACACTTGAGGTTCCTGATGTTTTTCATAAGTAATGCCTTTGGTATCTTTTTCATAAACACCACTCTCATCATAACATAATTCATATTGTCTGTTGTCACCATGATATTCCCAGAACTTCCTTGTATGTAGCATGTCAAGACCACCAGTTTCAAATATGCCTGCTCTTTCTCCCTGTAAAGAATCCTGTTTGTACT encodes:
- the LOC114689292 gene encoding zinc finger protein 781-like, with protein sequence MKVTTESSNLELDNTKYIETKFCQVKDYDKFFDFYSNIIQNDSSHTEEGKPYRYMIVESPIGNSHTLIFITESTWERTHTNIKNVESPLAKVHPFMVYTKSILEINVINTMIVESTLVEAHLFMFIRESILERSLLNVMTVQSPLYSPPFFNVIGESILGRNLTNVMNVESALGMAHLYMFITEFILERNHINVMIVESTLLGAHLFMLKRNHIILMIVESPLFIPPIFNVIGESILERNLINVINVGSPLSSPPVFNVIGESIVGRNLTNMMNVESALGMTHLFMFIRKSMLERNLINVMNVRSHLSCPPIFNVIGKYILEKNLINVMNVENALGMFHLFMLITKFILETYYTNIKMHQIIYPLLFC